The Rhinolophus ferrumequinum isolate MPI-CBG mRhiFer1 chromosome 19, mRhiFer1_v1.p, whole genome shotgun sequence genome has a segment encoding these proteins:
- the LOC117011867 gene encoding myosin regulatory light polypeptide 9 isoform X2: MSSKRAKTKTTKKRPQRATSNVFAMFDQSQIQEFKEAFNMIDQNRDGFIDKEDLHDMLASLGKNPTDEYLDAMMNEAPGPINFTMFLTMFGEKLNGTDPEDVIRNAFACFDEEATGSIQEDYLRELLTTMGDRFTDEEVDELYREAPIDKKGNFNYIEFTRILKHGAKDKDD; encoded by the exons ATGTCGAGCAAAAGGGCAAAGACCAAGACCACCAAGAAGCGCCCCCAGCGCGCAACATCCAATGTGTTCGCCATGTTTGACCAGTCACAGATTCAGGAGTTCAAAGAGGCCTTTAACATGATTGATCAGAACAGAGATGGTTTCATTGACAAGGAAGATTTGCATGATATGCTTGCTTCTCTGG gGAAAAATCCAACTGATGAATATCTAGACGCTATGATGAATGAGGCTCCGGGTCCCATCAATTTCACCATGTTCCTCACTATGTTTGGTGAGAAGTTAAATGGTACAGATCCAGAAGATGTCATCAGAAATGCTTTTGCTTGCTTTGATGAAGAAGCAACTG GCTCCATTCAGGAAGATTACCTGAGAGAGCTGCTGACAACAATGGGAGATCGGTTTACAGACGAGGAAGTGGATGAGCTGTACAGAGAAGCACCTATTGACAAAAAGGGAAACTTCAATTACATTGAGTTCACGCGCATCCTTAAACATGgagcaaaagacaaagatgacTGA
- the LOC117011867 gene encoding myosin regulatory light polypeptide 9 isoform X1 produces the protein MDLNTTMSSKRAKTKTTKKRPQRATSNVFAMFDQSQIQEFKEAFNMIDQNRDGFIDKEDLHDMLASLGKNPTDEYLDAMMNEAPGPINFTMFLTMFGEKLNGTDPEDVIRNAFACFDEEATGSIQEDYLRELLTTMGDRFTDEEVDELYREAPIDKKGNFNYIEFTRILKHGAKDKDD, from the exons ATG GATCTAAACACCACCATGTCGAGCAAAAGGGCAAAGACCAAGACCACCAAGAAGCGCCCCCAGCGCGCAACATCCAATGTGTTCGCCATGTTTGACCAGTCACAGATTCAGGAGTTCAAAGAGGCCTTTAACATGATTGATCAGAACAGAGATGGTTTCATTGACAAGGAAGATTTGCATGATATGCTTGCTTCTCTGG gGAAAAATCCAACTGATGAATATCTAGACGCTATGATGAATGAGGCTCCGGGTCCCATCAATTTCACCATGTTCCTCACTATGTTTGGTGAGAAGTTAAATGGTACAGATCCAGAAGATGTCATCAGAAATGCTTTTGCTTGCTTTGATGAAGAAGCAACTG GCTCCATTCAGGAAGATTACCTGAGAGAGCTGCTGACAACAATGGGAGATCGGTTTACAGACGAGGAAGTGGATGAGCTGTACAGAGAAGCACCTATTGACAAAAAGGGAAACTTCAATTACATTGAGTTCACGCGCATCCTTAAACATGgagcaaaagacaaagatgacTGA